Proteins encoded in a region of the Geobacillus genomosp. 3 genome:
- the glpX gene encoding class II fructose-bisphosphatase translates to MERSLSMELVRVTEAAALAAARWMGRGKKNEADDAATSAMRDVFDTVPMKGTVVIGEGEMDEAPMLYIGEKLGNGYGPRVDVAVDPLEGTNIVASGGWNALAVVAVADHGHLLHAPDMYMDKIAVGPEAVGLIDIEAPIIDNLKAVAKAKNKDIEDVVAIVLNRPRHERLIQELREAGARIKLINDGDVAAAINTAFDHTGVDILFGSGGAPEGVLAAVALKCLGGELQGKLLPQNEAELERCKKMGIDVNKVLRMDDLVKGDDAIFAATGVTDGELLRGVQLKGSYGLTHSVVMRAKSGTVRFIEGRHSLKKKPNLVIK, encoded by the coding sequence ATGGAACGAAGCTTGTCGATGGAACTCGTGCGCGTCACGGAAGCAGCGGCGCTCGCTGCGGCCCGCTGGATGGGGCGCGGAAAAAAGAATGAGGCCGATGACGCAGCGACATCGGCGATGCGCGATGTGTTTGACACGGTGCCGATGAAAGGGACGGTTGTCATCGGTGAAGGGGAAATGGATGAAGCGCCGATGCTTTATATTGGGGAGAAGCTTGGCAACGGCTACGGTCCGCGCGTCGATGTCGCTGTCGACCCGCTTGAGGGGACGAACATCGTCGCCTCCGGCGGTTGGAACGCCCTTGCTGTCGTCGCTGTCGCCGATCACGGCCATTTGCTTCATGCGCCCGATATGTACATGGACAAAATCGCCGTCGGCCCGGAGGCGGTTGGCCTGATCGATATCGAAGCGCCGATCATCGACAATTTAAAAGCGGTGGCGAAAGCGAAAAACAAAGATATCGAAGACGTCGTCGCCATCGTTCTCAATCGCCCGCGCCACGAGCGGCTCATCCAAGAGCTGCGTGAAGCCGGCGCGCGCATTAAACTCATTAATGACGGCGATGTTGCGGCCGCCATTAACACCGCGTTTGACCATACCGGCGTCGACATTTTATTCGGCTCCGGCGGCGCACCGGAAGGGGTGCTTGCGGCGGTCGCCTTAAAATGCCTTGGCGGTGAGCTGCAAGGAAAACTGTTGCCGCAAAACGAGGCCGAGCTCGAGCGCTGCAAGAAAATGGGCATTGACGTCAACAAAGTGTTGCGCATGGATGACTTGGTGAAAGGGGACGATGCCATTTTCGCCGCCACCGGCGTCACAGACGGTGAATTGCTGCGCGGCGTGCAGCTCAAAGGATCGTACGGCCTCACCCACTCGGTCGTCATGCGCGCCAAATCCGGCACCGTCCGCTTCATTGAGGGACGGCATAGCCTGAAGAAAAAACCGAATTTGGTCATTAAGTAA
- a CDS encoding UDP-N-acetylglucosamine 1-carboxyvinyltransferase, translating into MDKIKIIGGDRLRGTIKVSGAKNSAVALIPAAILAESPVTIEGLPDISDVRILGSLIEEIGGSFSFDGKEAVIDPTNMVSMPLPNGKVKKLRASYYLMGAMLGRFKKAVVGLPGGCHLGPRPIDQHIKGFEALGATVTNEQGAIYLRAEELRGARIFLDVVSVGATINIMLAAVRAKGRTIIENAAKEPEIIDVATLLSNMGAKIKGAGTDVIRIDGVEKLSGCRHAIIPDRIEAGTYMIAAAAIGSEVVIDNVIPQHVESLTAKLREMGVHVETGEDQIWICGSDVLKAVDVKTLVYPGFPTDLQQPFTALLTKANGTSVVTDTIYSARFKHIDELRRMNANVKVEGRSAIVTGPVRLQGAKVKASDLRAGAALVVAGLMAEGVTEITGVEHIDRGYSGLVEKLSAIGATIWREKMTDEEIEQVKNA; encoded by the coding sequence ATGGATAAAATCAAAATCATCGGCGGGGATCGGCTGCGGGGAACGATCAAAGTAAGCGGAGCCAAAAACAGTGCGGTCGCCTTGATTCCGGCGGCGATTTTGGCCGAGTCGCCGGTGACGATCGAAGGGTTGCCGGACATTTCCGATGTGCGTATTTTAGGAAGCCTGATCGAGGAAATCGGCGGTTCGTTTTCGTTTGATGGCAAAGAGGCGGTCATTGACCCGACGAACATGGTTTCCATGCCGCTTCCGAACGGAAAAGTGAAAAAGCTGCGCGCCTCGTACTATTTGATGGGGGCGATGCTCGGCCGGTTCAAAAAAGCGGTCGTCGGTTTGCCGGGCGGCTGTCATCTCGGACCGCGCCCGATCGATCAGCACATCAAAGGGTTTGAAGCGCTTGGCGCAACAGTGACGAACGAGCAGGGCGCCATCTATTTGCGCGCCGAGGAACTCCGCGGAGCCCGCATTTTTTTGGACGTCGTCAGCGTCGGCGCGACGATCAACATCATGCTGGCGGCGGTGCGCGCCAAAGGGCGGACGATTATTGAAAACGCCGCGAAAGAGCCGGAAATCATTGATGTGGCGACATTGCTCTCCAACATGGGGGCGAAAATCAAAGGCGCGGGCACCGATGTCATCCGTATCGACGGCGTCGAAAAATTATCGGGCTGCCGCCACGCCATCATCCCGGACCGCATTGAAGCCGGCACGTACATGATTGCCGCCGCGGCGATCGGCAGCGAAGTCGTCATCGACAACGTCATCCCGCAGCACGTCGAATCATTGACGGCCAAACTGCGCGAAATGGGTGTGCACGTCGAGACGGGTGAAGATCAAATTTGGATCTGCGGCTCCGACGTTTTGAAAGCGGTTGACGTCAAAACGCTCGTCTACCCTGGTTTCCCGACCGATTTGCAGCAGCCGTTTACCGCGCTATTGACGAAAGCGAACGGCACGAGTGTTGTCACCGATACGATTTACAGCGCGCGCTTCAAACATATCGACGAATTGCGACGCATGAACGCGAATGTAAAAGTCGAAGGCCGTTCCGCCATTGTCACCGGTCCGGTCAGGCTGCAAGGAGCAAAAGTGAAAGCGAGCGACTTGCGCGCCGGAGCGGCGCTCGTTGTCGCCGGGCTCATGGCAGAAGGAGTGACGGAGATTACCGGCGTCGAACATATTGACCGCGGCTACAGCGGGTTAGTCGAAAAGCTGTCTGCGATCGGCGCCACGATTTGGCGCGAAAAAATGACCGATGAAGAAATCGAGCAGGTGAAAAACGCCTGA